DNA from Acetobacter aceti NBRC 14818:
TCCGACGCAATGAGTCTGAAGTGGGTGCGCTGTTCTACAAATGGACAGACTGGATCCAGTTTGTCGCGGAATACAGCCATACCGAATCAATCGCGCACAATGGCAATCGCGGCAAGGATAACTCGGCTTCTGGCGGTGCGGTGCTCTTCTTCTGATCTTCTGAAGCAAGCAGAAGCGTTTGCCGGATGATCTGTCTGGATAAAGATAGAGTCCGTCCATCGTGCTGAGTGTTGAACCCACCGGAAAAGGTCACGTTGTCTTTCAATGTCCGAAAAGGTTGCATTGTAAAAAATAGTGCAACTTTCAGGCGGTCGATGCTTTGAATGCTCGCATCACATGCCGAGCATTTTGGTCCACAAGACAACGTCGCGTTTTTATGGTAAAGCTGCACCTATGAATACATTCAGATCTCCTCCGAAGGGCGGCGTCACAGACGCCATGGCGCGGACAGCAGCGGCCACGACTGCTGCGCAGGCGAAAACGAAGGTAAAAGACGAAGATCCGTTTCAGGAAGGCGACTCAATCGTCTATGCGGCCCACGGCGTCGGGCGCGTTGACCGGATCGGCGTTGATGAAATTGCCGGGACAAAGCTGGAGGTGATCCAGATTTCCTTCCCCGGCAATCAGATGACACTGCGTATTCCGCTTTCAAAAGCGCGGAAGGCCGGTCTGCGCAAGATCGTCTCCCGTGAGATTGTCGACAAGGCGATGTCCATCATCAAGGGCAAGCCTCATGTCAGCAAGGGCATGTGGGCACGCCGTGCTGTGGCCTATCAGGAAAAGATCAACTCCGGTGATCTGGTCCAGATTGCGGAAGTACTCCGTGACCTGCGCCGGAACGTCGACAGTCTTGATGGCAGCTTCAGTGAACGCAAGCTGTTCGAGGCGGCTCAGGAGCGTTTCGTGGCCGAGGTCGCCGTTCTTGAAAAGAAAGAGCCGGCAGATGTGCTTCAGTCATTGACCGCCGTGATGAAAGCCGCCTGACACAGGAACTGACTGTGCTGCTCCCCTCGCCCGCTCCGCTTTCCGAGAACACATCCCTTCCCTCCAGCGAAGCGCTGAAACTGCTGTTGAGGCGGGCAGAGATGGAACTGGAAGCGGAGCATTTTGCCGAGGTCATGGTGGCTCTCAGCCCACATGGCGGCATGGGATCCGAGGCCATCGATTCCCTGCTGGGCTTCGCACTCACTGGTCTTGAGCAACATGAAGAAGCCGCTCTCTGCCTTCACTCCGCTTTTCATCTTGGTGAAGGCAGCAAACATCCGGCTCTTGATCTTGTTGCTCTCTTCGGTCGCCTGAACAGAAGAGAGCAGGCCAGAAAGACACTTGAGGCTCTTCTAAAGATTACACCCAACGATGCGCGCGTACTGGATGCTCTGGGTGAAATCCTGATCTATCTTGGTGAAACCGAAGAGGCTCTCAGGATTCTGGACCATTCGCTGGATGTTCGTCCGACCTCGCCGCTGACTATGAATTTCAAGGCCATCGCGCTCATGGAACTGGGCGAGATCAGTGAAGCCACCAAGATATTCAAGAAAGTGCTGAAACTGATCCCAGACAATGCCAGTGCGCTCTCAAATCTGGCCTGTATCTACTCCGCTCTGAACCGTTCTGACGACGCATTGGCTCTCTATCGCTCTGCCATCATTGAACGACCTCAGAACGCAACAATCCGCCTGAACCACTCGATCTCCCTTCTCAAGGCCGGTCGATATGCGCAGGGCTGGGCGGAACACGAATGGCGTCTTCAGCTTCCGGGGCATTCCCAACTGCCTGCGTCACTGCTGGTTCCCTCTCTGGGAGACGGCGTCGACATTCGCGGCAAGCGTATACTCGTGACGCAGGAAGAGGGCCTTGGCGATACGCTTATGTATCTCCGCTATATCCCGGCCCTGGCCCGTCGTGGTGCGATCGTTCATCTGTGGGTGCCTGAGACGCTGGCGGATCTGTGCCGCCGGGTGGAAGGCGCTGCCGTCGTGCAGGTTGGTGGAAACGTGCCTGAATTTGACTGGCATTGTCCATTCATCAGTCTGCCCAGAGTCTTTGTTGGAACGGAGGACGCCATGGGCGACCCTGTTCCCTATCTCCATACGGATCCTCGGAAAGATCAGGCTGCACGCGAGTTGCTTCCGGATAACGGCAAGCTGAATGTCGGACTTGTCTGGGGTGGGGCACCCCGTCCCAATCTCAGCAGCGCTCTGATGCTTGACCGCAAACGCTCCACCTCCCTCGCCTCCCTTGATCCACTAGGGAAAATAGCGGGCATCAATCTGATCAGTTTCCAGAAAGGACCTCACGCCGAACAGGGTACGACCCTGCCGTGCGGCAAGGAAATTCTGGACCTGATGCCTTACGCCGATACAATGGACGATACGGCTTCCTTTCTTATGGGGATCGACGTGCTGGTTTCGGTGGATACATCGGTCGTCCATCTTGCTGGCGCTCTGGGGCGTCCTGTCCTGCTCATGGACCGGTTTGACAACTGCTGGCGCTGGCTATCGGGACGGGATGATTCGATCTGGTACCCGGATTTGACGATTATCCGCCAGAAGAAACCCCACAAGTGGGATGACGTGGTCAAACGCGTTGCCGCACACCTTAAAAAGATGGCCGCAGCTCACAAACGGTCCTGATTTTTTTTCGACGTCTTTATCTGGAATATTGAATGACTGGTTATTTGGGAGGCTGGAAAGCCAATCCCGTTCGCGAATGCCTTGCCGGCATGGTCGCGACCTTTGCTCTTATCCCCGAGGTCATCGCCTTTGCCTTCGTCGCAGGCGTTGATCCTTCGGTCGGCCTGTACGCCTCCTTTATCATCAGCATCGTCATCGCCTTTACGGGCGGTCGGCCGGCGATGATTTCCGCAGCAGCTGGCTCAGTCGCGCTCGTCGCTGCTGGCCTAGTCCATGCACATGGTGTGCAGTATCTGCTGCTGGCGACCCTGCTCTGCGGCGTCATCCAGATTGTGTTCGGTCTGCTGCGTCTGCATGTGCTAATGCGGTTTGTGTCCCGGCCAGTGCGGACCGGCTTTGTGAACGCTCTGGCCATTCTGATCTTTTCTGCACAGCTGCCACATCTGACTGGTGTATCGTGGCAGACATGGATGCTGCTCGGGATCGGACTGGCCATCATCTATGGCGTTCCACGTTTCTTCACGGCCATCCCGTCACCACTCATCTGCATCGTGGTGCTGACGGTCATCGTCACGCTGTATCCGATGCCGGTCGCACGGGTATCGGACCTTGGACATCTTCCCGACGGACTGCCGCTTCCCGTTCTGCCGCATCTGCCGTTTACATCCGAAACACTGGAAATCATCTTTCCGGCGGCACTTGCAATGGCCATGGTGGGACTGCTGGAAAGCCTGATGACGGCACGAGTGGTAGATGACCTAACGTCAACGCCATCCGACAAACGTCAGGAATCCATCGGTCTGGGACTGGCCAACTGCGCTTCCGGGCTGTTTGGCGGCATTGCAGGCTGCGGCATGATCGGACAGACAGTCGGTAACATTCGCTATGGTGGTCGGGGACGGCTTTCGACGCTTTTCGCGGGCGTGTTTCTGCTCGTCCTGATGGTGCTGCTGCGTCCGCTCGTCGCACAGGTGCCGGTCGCCGCTCTGGTCGCCATCATGGTCATGGTGTCAGCCAGCACCTTTTCATGGTCGTCCATCAAGGAATTGACCTCCCATCCGCCTCTCGCCAGCACGGTCATGGTCGTCACCGTCGTTGTTGTCGTGCTGACCCACAATCTGGCGGCGGGCGTTGCCGTCGGCGTCCTGCTTAGCGGCGTCTTCTTCGCTTCCAATGTGTCGTCGATGCTCAAGGTCGATAAGACGCAGGATGCCCGGACAGGATCGGTGCATTACGCCGTCAAAGGCGAAGTCTTCTTCGCCTCGGCTGAACTGCTGGAAGATTCCATCGAGTATGGCGAACCCGCAGCCGGCAATGGCACGGCCGTGACCATCGACCTGAGTCAGGCTCATATCTGGGACAGTACGGGTACGGGAGCGATTGAAACAATCGTCACCAGCCTGAAGGAGCGCGGATATGTCGTTCAGCTGACGGGGCTTAATCAAAAGAGCAGCAGTCTGCTTGAGCGCTGCTCTTCCATTTCGGGCTAATTACCAAATCCGGAATGACGGCAATTTTCGCCAGAAAAAACGAAAGCCGTTACCTGTTTTTTTTCAGGTAACGGCTTTATTGCCTAAGGCATTGTCGCACGGCCTTGCTTTGTGACAATGCCTTTGATCATGTTGAAATTTCCGGGTCCGCTGCTTGTCAGGAAAGCGACGCCAGAACACCAGACATTCAGTTCGCTGGCTGCCTGTCAGGAACCCTATACCAGGTCGGCGGCTGCTTTCCGTGGCGATGTTTGGAGTGGAAACCATATTTTCCATTGCCGTCATCGTCGGCACAGGCGGAAATGGTGCAGGCCAGCACAAAAAGCATCAGCCAGCGTCGCCAGCCAGCCGTGCCTGACGTTAGAATAGTCTTATTCATTGTGTCGTTTCCCGAGCTTTGAAGGGCTGGATTGGGGCCATGGACCCGGCTTCACGCATATACTGCGCAGCCAGAGGATCGGTGTCAGCGTCTGTCCCGGCTCTTGCGCCGAGGCTCTGGGCGGCCTGAGCCAGAAGCGCGTTCGCACGTTGTCCCTGCCCTGCCTGACGTGCCGCCTGTGCTTCCAACGCCAGCGCACGGGCCATCGCCCTGTAATCTCCCGTCTCACGACGCAGGGAAACAGCATCCGCCGCATGGTTCATGGCCTGCTGCGGGTTGCTGTTCAGGGAGTAACAGGCCTGAAGCTCCGCCAGATCGCCTTTCTGCACAGCGGACTGCGGTGGCTTGGCCGACTGGATCGTCCCGATTGCCGACATAAGGGTCGTACTGTCGTGCTGTCGTGCTGCGACTAGTCCCTGCACAAAGGCTCCACGCAGGGAGACATCCGTATCCGGTGACTGGGTGGCGACCCGGGCCTCGCGCGCTGCTATACCAAGATCATTCAGACGAAAAGCAGAAGCTGCCGCCACGAGACTGAGCGCACCGGAGTCTGACTCAACGGTCTCTGCTCCGTGTGAGCTCTGAGGTAGCCCACCAGCTGTCGCGTGCGCCTCACTTCCCTGACGCATGGCCAGAGCAGAGCGGGCATTCTGCACGGTCTGAAGCGCATCTGATGGCTCGTCTGCCGCAAGCTGCGTGACGGCAAGATTGTAGGAGGCATCGCCAATGGCGCCTACGTCATTACGACGCAGGGCCAGCCGTGTCGCTTCACGATAGGACTTTTCCGCAACGGAATAACGCTCGATAGCCAGAGCCTGACTGCCTACATCCATGGCCTGCTGATAGGCCACGTCCTGATCCTGAACCGTTTCGTCTTTCGTTGACCCTGCACAGCCTGAAAGGGTCGTGCACAGCAGCAGGGCTGCGATCAGGGAGACTTTCTTCATGGTGCCACCTTTCTGGCTGGCAGCCGGTTTTTGCTCTTCTGCTGATGACCGCCGAGCAGCCACAGTCCTTTCAGCTGGTCCGTGAGTTTCTGCAGGCTGTAAAGCGTTGTCTGCGCCTGAGTGAGCATGGCCGGAACGCTGGCCAGACTTTCATCCACATTCTTGGTTATGGAAGGCAGTCTCGGCGTGGCGTTCTTCAGGTCATGCGTAGCGGATTTCACATTGGCCATCGTGCTGTCGGTCTTGCTGAGGATGGCGCGAAGCTGCTCTTCTTCCGGCCGCAGACGGTTGATCACCTCGTTGAGAGAAACGATCATCGCCTCTGACTTGCGCACCAGATCGTCGTTGGTCATCAACTGGCCGACACTGCCTTTGCCCGCATGCATGTCCGTGATCGCCTCATCCAGCTGCGCCATCATGTGACGGGCGCTGGAGAGAGCGGGCATGATCTGGGCCTGAATGTCCTTCAGAGTCTGGGTAATCATGTCCGTCGGGCTCGGCTCGGTGATGGCGTTGATGACGGCGTAATTCCAGTCCATCGCCTCGCCGGAACCACGGGTCAGATCGAGATAACTCGCTCCGGCCACGACAAACGCTTTCCTGATGACGGCCTTGCTGTCACGGCGCAGGAACGGTTCCACCTGCGGATCGAGGTCCACCAGAGCATACATGCCGCCGGTAGGATTCAGCTTGATGGCGCGGATCGTTCCGGCGTGTGCACCGAGGATCTGCACATCGCCTCCCACGGTCAGACCACCGACACCGGTCTCCGGCAGCACGACGCGCAGGCGGGCGGGCGGGCTGAGCCAGTCACTGAGCACGCCGGCCTCGATGACCGCCGCCGCGAAAAGCACCATGGCGATCAGAACAAGCAGACCAACCCACTCGTCAGCATAGCGCAGATGAATAAGAGGGCGGCCTTTCTGCCGTAACCTGACCTGAAACATCAGCGTATCCGTACCGTTAAGAGACCATCATCCGCCAGCCGCCACAGGGCGCTGACCGCTTTGCGATAGGGCTGCCACACAGTTGTGTCGCGGACAAACCAGACGACTGCCGCCCCTCTGTCACGTGCTTCTGTCAGACATTCAAAGAATGCCCCTGAAATATCCACGGGACTACCCTCCAGAGGATCCTCGATCAGAAGCAACTGGGGCTGTCCCAGAAATGCCCGAACACAGGACGCCCTTACCAGATCCGCACTTGAGAGACGGCGCGGTGTTTCAACGGGAATACCCGGCAACCCGAACTGGGTGCAGAGACGGGCGGTTTCCCCTGTCAGATCCTGCACCGAAACAGTTGTATGATGCAGTTCCTTGAACATCATACCCACATGGGTGCCGAACAGATCCGTCCACACCGGTCTGCGGGTGATGCGCCCGATGCGACCACGCAGGGCGTTGCGGTGCCGGTCATCCAGATCATTCCAGTTCATATCCATGAAACGCGCACTGCCGTTGCGCAGATGCACCATGCCGGAACACAGATCGGCGAACATGGTCGCTCTCGACATGTCGCGCGTCTCGATGACAGCACATTCACCGGGCATCACGCGCAGGGAAAGCGGCACGGGTGGCAGGCTGCTCTCGTCAAAGACCGGCGTGGCATCGGCCAGTTCGAGCATGGGACCGGTGAGGTGTTTCATGCGTCACTCTTTTCCGAAAAGAGTGACAGAATGCGGTTCTCAGACAACATGCTTTCCAGTCTCCTCATACCTTGAGGCTGAAAAGAACACTGACCGTCATCACGATCAGAATGCCGCGAGAAAAGCCCCGAGGAAGCATGGTCCGCAGAGAGTCTTCATTCGACGCCGTCAGGCCGCTGACACAGCAACCCAACCCCACGAGAAACCCGACAACAACAAACTTGAGCGGGATCAGCAGATAATCTGCCGGGGTCATGGCTGTGACCACGTCATAGTAGAATGAAAACAGCGAGTTCGACAGAGCACCGGATGCACGGCTGATGATGTAGCCCGTCGTCAGGGACGCGAGGGAGAACATGATGCCGAGCGTAAAACCCGCCACCGTGAAGGCCAGCGTCCTTGGCAGCACGAGCAGCAGGAACGGATCAAGACCTTCCGCCTGCATGGAACGGATCTGCCCCCCAGTCGCCAGCATCCCCACTTCAGCAAGAGACAGCATCCCGCTGCGACCCAGCATCAGGATACCCACCAGAATAGGCGCCAGTTCCCGCACAATGACGCTCACCAGAACGGATCCCGTCATCTTGGCCATTCCGGCGAAACCAAGCCAGTAAATCGCCTGGGACACCACGCCGACACCAGTCAGGGAGCCCATGACCAGAGTGCTGATAAGACCTTTTCCGGCGACATCCGAAAGCGTGAGCTGGAATTCGTATCGGACAGTCCGACGCCAGGAATTACCGCGCACGCTTTCGCGCAGCACGCCCCACATGGTCCCCAGCATGATGAGCAGAAACCAGACCTGCTTGCGAACCAGCGCCCCGAGCCAGCCAAGAAAATAGACAAAGCGCTCGCCAAGCGTTGCATCTTCCCGTTGCGTATCATCGGGATGGAAGGTTTCCGGCGGAACACCCAGCCCGTGAGCGATGCTCCCGGGATCATCCGGCAGAGTGCCTTCTGGCACTCTGTGTTCGTCTGGCGGGCCTCCCTGCCCTGTCGGCTTGTCTGTCACCGTCTGGTCGCGAGTACATAAACCCGCCCTATACCAGCATTTGGTGCATAAAATGAGCCGCGGCTATGGAACAGATAATGTTCCCGGAGCGCCTGATACACCCGCTCGGTAACCTCAATCGTGCCGACATCCGGCGCGCCCTGCGCCATGAGTTCCGCAAGGGTGACCGCCTCTCCCCACAGATTGAAGATCCTTGGATCGGTGCCAAGCTCCCCACCCATGGCCGGACCGTAATCCATGCCGATGCTGAAGATCGGTTCAATATTGGCAGAGGAAAGCAGCAACATGCAGGCTTCACGAAGTACCAGCGCCGCTTCGGCCACTCTCCAGATCGCTGTGGAGTCAGTCTCCTTGGTGCATCCCGCCACGCAGATCAGTCGGTGCCCCGCGACTTTTACGGAGAACAGATTGTACCGCTTGGCGATTTCCTGAACTTCGGACGCGATCCGGTCGATCAGAGGTAGAAGAGAAGACCCATCATCCCCGTTTTCCATGACAGGATCAGAGAAGGTGACGACCATCACGGCGACGCTGGGGAACTGTCCCTGGCCAACTTCACCACTGGCTGTCGTGGCCTGCATGAGCGCCGCGTCAAAGCGGGGTGCAGGCAGTTTCTGAACTTCCGAGGCATCTGCCGCAGACACCTTCTCCGGTTCCGGCATTTCCGCCATGCCACCGAAACGGATGGCCGCGATCGAGGCCACAATTTCCAGAAAATAGCTGACTGACAGAGGATCGGGCGCATCTTCGATCGTGATGACACCGACAATATCCGTATGACCGCCGCTGGCGCCCCGAATGGGGTAGAGCATCAGGGAAGACGTGCCGCTGTCGCGCATGACGACGCGCTCGTAAGCAGCGGTCCTCTCATCCTTTGCCGCCACCGGCACCGACACAGGCACTCCGGCGTCCACGAGTTTGAAGAAATCCTCCATATCCTTGCGGGACAGGTCGAAACCACCGGAATGAGCTTCCTGTCGTGCATCGAAACTGTCTTCACAGATCAGCGCCATGCCATCATGCAGCAATCGCCACAGAGACGCCTTGCGCCCCTGCGTGATGTGGGCAAGTTCTTCCGTCAGGGCCAGCGCCTCGCCGTTGACGTTCAGAAGATCGGGCGTGACGGCAATCTGTTGCAAAGCGGACGTCTGTGTATTTGTCAGCGCTTTCTCGTGCCTGAGTTCTTTCGTGACGCGCTCCGTGCGTCGTCCCTGACGGGCGAGAAGAGCCGCAAGGATGCCTGCCAGAACAATAATAATGACGGAAAACTGGAAACTTTCCCGGCCACTCTGCCGCGCAAAACTGGCGAAATCGTTTTCAGGCGCGACAATCAGCAGAACCCAGTGATCGGACGACGGCAAGGTCTGAGCCATACCGATATAGTTCTTGCCGCCATAACGGAACGGATGAGAGCCGACCCCGCGAACCCGGTACGTGTCATAAACGCGTTTGAAGGTGCCCTGCGTCGCCGGATCCAGCGTCATCCTGGCCGGGTCACCCTGAGACCTCTCGACGACTGACTGGAAGCCATGCCCGGCGATGATGCGACCATTGCTGTCCAGAATGATCGCCGTGCCGTTCTGGCTGATTTTCAGCGCATCCAGAAAGTCGCTCAGTTCGTTCAGCGAAACATTGATCGCAAAAACTCTCTGAACTCCGTCTTGCCCCATGAGAGGTACCGAACCGGTTACAACCAGTTGCTTGGTCGAGGCGTAAATTGTGGGAGGTGTCCAGGAAAACCCCTTTTTCTCGATGGCCCCCTGATACCAAGGGCGGCCCCGCGGATCATAATTGTCTGAAGTATTTTCTTCCGACCGGATTTTCTTGCCTTTTTCATCGTAAAAATCGTGATGAAAAACAGCCTTTCCATCGACAACCCGCAGATCGGTATATTCGAGACCTTTTCCATCAGGGCTTCGTTCAACCAGCAGGAATCCTCCCGTCTGGTCGCCCATGTAATAGGACTGGATCTGAGGGACGAGCCGAAGCATCGTGGCGCCGTAGGAATAGAAAGCGCCCCTTGTTACGGCGACAGGCGCGTGGCTGATGAAATCCTGCGCGAATGAGCCACCCAGCGTGGCTGCGCCCATGTAGCCGGTTACATCCTGCACAACGTAGCGCTGCACCGACTGGAGCAGTTCATGCGTCAGCTTCAGAACTCCCGCCCGCGTGGTGCGGTAGTTGTGCCAGCCGATCCCGCCGATCGCCAGAAGGATGAGCAACACTGTTGCAACAGGCACCACGACCTGAATGAACTTCTGACGCAGGGAGACGTCTTTCTGCTCTGTCGGATCGACTATCTCATTCGCAACCAAAAGCTTCGTGTTCCTCTAGGCTTAGACGCGCAATCCGGTGTCACACACCTGAAGCGTAGCAGATTAAGCCATTCTTAACAAAATGGTTTCCACCACAAGATTGTCATTGCACAGGCACCAATGGGCGATGCCGCCAGCGCAAGGCCCAATAGGCCACGCTCGACAGAAAGACCGCAGAGAAGCTGGCCGTATAGCCAAACCACACACCCCACGCGCCGTAATAATGCGCAAACATATAGCCTGCAGGCAGCTCCACGAATGCAATGCAGCCCAGCATGATGCCCATCGGCGCCACAGAATCACCGCTTGCCCGCATGGCCGAACCCAGCACTCCGCCCAGAGACAGAAGAACCGCGCTCCCCATGACCGCCCTGAAGGCGTGAGAGGCAAGAGCAATGACATGCGGATTTGACGTAAACAGCAGCGACACCGTCTCGGGAATCAGCATGACGATCGCCGCCAGTGCGCCAGTCATGAGCAGTCCCACCAGAAATCCGATCCGGAGAATCTCCCGGGCGCGCTGGGGATTCCGTGCGCCAATGGCATGAGAACACATGACCGAAACGGTTATGCCGACAGCCATGCCCGGATATTCGATATAGGTC
Protein-coding regions in this window:
- a CDS encoding tetratricopeptide repeat protein — translated: MLLPSPAPLSENTSLPSSEALKLLLRRAEMELEAEHFAEVMVALSPHGGMGSEAIDSLLGFALTGLEQHEEAALCLHSAFHLGEGSKHPALDLVALFGRLNRREQARKTLEALLKITPNDARVLDALGEILIYLGETEEALRILDHSLDVRPTSPLTMNFKAIALMELGEISEATKIFKKVLKLIPDNASALSNLACIYSALNRSDDALALYRSAIIERPQNATIRLNHSISLLKAGRYAQGWAEHEWRLQLPGHSQLPASLLVPSLGDGVDIRGKRILVTQEEGLGDTLMYLRYIPALARRGAIVHLWVPETLADLCRRVEGAAVVQVGGNVPEFDWHCPFISLPRVFVGTEDAMGDPVPYLHTDPRKDQAARELLPDNGKLNVGLVWGGAPRPNLSSALMLDRKRSTSLASLDPLGKIAGINLISFQKGPHAEQGTTLPCGKEILDLMPYADTMDDTASFLMGIDVLVSVDTSVVHLAGALGRPVLLMDRFDNCWRWLSGRDDSIWYPDLTIIRQKKPHKWDDVVKRVAAHLKKMAAAHKRS
- a CDS encoding SulP family inorganic anion transporter — protein: MTGYLGGWKANPVRECLAGMVATFALIPEVIAFAFVAGVDPSVGLYASFIISIVIAFTGGRPAMISAAAGSVALVAAGLVHAHGVQYLLLATLLCGVIQIVFGLLRLHVLMRFVSRPVRTGFVNALAILIFSAQLPHLTGVSWQTWMLLGIGLAIIYGVPRFFTAIPSPLICIVVLTVIVTLYPMPVARVSDLGHLPDGLPLPVLPHLPFTSETLEIIFPAALAMAMVGLLESLMTARVVDDLTSTPSDKRQESIGLGLANCASGLFGGIAGCGMIGQTVGNIRYGGRGRLSTLFAGVFLLVLMVLLRPLVAQVPVAALVAIMVMVSASTFSWSSIKELTSHPPLASTVMVVTVVVVVLTHNLAAGVAVGVLLSGVFFASNVSSMLKVDKTQDARTGSVHYAVKGEVFFASAELLEDSIEYGEPAAGNGTAVTIDLSQAHIWDSTGTGAIETIVTSLKERGYVVQLTGLNQKSSSLLERCSSISG
- a CDS encoding CarD family transcriptional regulator, with product MNTFRSPPKGGVTDAMARTAAATTAAQAKTKVKDEDPFQEGDSIVYAAHGVGRVDRIGVDEIAGTKLEVIQISFPGNQMTLRIPLSKARKAGLRKIVSREIVDKAMSIIKGKPHVSKGMWARRAVAYQEKINSGDLVQIAEVLRDLRRNVDSLDGSFSERKLFEAAQERFVAEVAVLEKKEPADVLQSLTAVMKAA
- a CDS encoding MlaE family ABC transporter permease is translated as MPEGTLPDDPGSIAHGLGVPPETFHPDDTQREDATLGERFVYFLGWLGALVRKQVWFLLIMLGTMWGVLRESVRGNSWRRTVRYEFQLTLSDVAGKGLISTLVMGSLTGVGVVSQAIYWLGFAGMAKMTGSVLVSVIVRELAPILVGILMLGRSGMLSLAEVGMLATGGQIRSMQAEGLDPFLLLVLPRTLAFTVAGFTLGIMFSLASLTTGYIISRASGALSNSLFSFYYDVVTAMTPADYLLIPLKFVVVGFLVGLGCCVSGLTASNEDSLRTMLPRGFSRGILIVMTVSVLFSLKV
- a CDS encoding cache domain-containing protein, whose amino-acid sequence is MVANEIVDPTEQKDVSLRQKFIQVVVPVATVLLILLAIGGIGWHNYRTTRAGVLKLTHELLQSVQRYVVQDVTGYMGAATLGGSFAQDFISHAPVAVTRGAFYSYGATMLRLVPQIQSYYMGDQTGGFLLVERSPDGKGLEYTDLRVVDGKAVFHHDFYDEKGKKIRSEENTSDNYDPRGRPWYQGAIEKKGFSWTPPTIYASTKQLVVTGSVPLMGQDGVQRVFAINVSLNELSDFLDALKISQNGTAIILDSNGRIIAGHGFQSVVERSQGDPARMTLDPATQGTFKRVYDTYRVRGVGSHPFRYGGKNYIGMAQTLPSSDHWVLLIVAPENDFASFARQSGRESFQFSVIIIVLAGILAALLARQGRRTERVTKELRHEKALTNTQTSALQQIAVTPDLLNVNGEALALTEELAHITQGRKASLWRLLHDGMALICEDSFDARQEAHSGGFDLSRKDMEDFFKLVDAGVPVSVPVAAKDERTAAYERVVMRDSGTSSLMLYPIRGASGGHTDIVGVITIEDAPDPLSVSYFLEIVASIAAIRFGGMAEMPEPEKVSAADASEVQKLPAPRFDAALMQATTASGEVGQGQFPSVAVMVVTFSDPVMENGDDGSSLLPLIDRIASEVQEIAKRYNLFSVKVAGHRLICVAGCTKETDSTAIWRVAEAALVLREACMLLLSSANIEPIFSIGMDYGPAMGGELGTDPRIFNLWGEAVTLAELMAQGAPDVGTIEVTERVYQALREHYLFHSRGSFYAPNAGIGRVYVLATRR
- a CDS encoding ABC transporter ATP-binding protein, which encodes MKHLTGPMLELADATPVFDESSLPPVPLSLRVMPGECAVIETRDMSRATMFADLCSGMVHLRNGSARFMDMNWNDLDDRHRNALRGRIGRITRRPVWTDLFGTHVGMMFKELHHTTVSVQDLTGETARLCTQFGLPGIPVETPRRLSSADLVRASCVRAFLGQPQLLLIEDPLEGSPVDISGAFFECLTEARDRGAAVVWFVRDTTVWQPYRKAVSALWRLADDGLLTVRIR
- a CDS encoding outer membrane protein assembly factor BamD, yielding MKKVSLIAALLLCTTLSGCAGSTKDETVQDQDVAYQQAMDVGSQALAIERYSVAEKSYREATRLALRRNDVGAIGDASYNLAVTQLAADEPSDALQTVQNARSALAMRQGSEAHATAGGLPQSSHGAETVESDSGALSLVAAASAFRLNDLGIAAREARVATQSPDTDVSLRGAFVQGLVAARQHDSTTLMSAIGTIQSAKPPQSAVQKGDLAELQACYSLNSNPQQAMNHAADAVSLRRETGDYRAMARALALEAQAARQAGQGQRANALLAQAAQSLGARAGTDADTDPLAAQYMREAGSMAPIQPFKARETTQ
- a CDS encoding MlaD family protein, which gives rise to MFQVRLRQKGRPLIHLRYADEWVGLLVLIAMVLFAAAVIEAGVLSDWLSPPARLRVVLPETGVGGLTVGGDVQILGAHAGTIRAIKLNPTGGMYALVDLDPQVEPFLRRDSKAVIRKAFVVAGASYLDLTRGSGEAMDWNYAVINAITEPSPTDMITQTLKDIQAQIMPALSSARHMMAQLDEAITDMHAGKGSVGQLMTNDDLVRKSEAMIVSLNEVINRLRPEEEQLRAILSKTDSTMANVKSATHDLKNATPRLPSITKNVDESLASVPAMLTQAQTTLYSLQKLTDQLKGLWLLGGHQQKSKNRLPARKVAP